In Ammospiza nelsoni isolate bAmmNel1 chromosome 11, bAmmNel1.pri, whole genome shotgun sequence, the genomic window tgcccgaCATGACTCCAAGGCTTGGGCACCACTGGAGATGGCCACAGGGCCGTGCAGGACCCTCACCCTGTGCCAAGGATGGATCCATGCACAGGATGGACAGACAGTGGCCCCCAACCCCACTACAGCATCACCAGTTTTTTACCCTCCAGTTAAACAAACTTAAGCCCATCACCATTAGAAacagggaaggcacagctgcagggccacacacagcagccactgTCTCCAGCAGTGAGTGCCCCAGAGGGATCAGGGCACAGGGTCCCTCTGCCCCCCTGTGCTGAGAACCACCGTGTCCCCAGTGGCTCTGGTCTGAGCCCcttgcagccccagggccacaGAGTGAACCATtcttccctgggcagggagcacagcaacTTGGGGCCGCTGCCCTGTGAGATGTCACTGCTTGGCAACAAGGAAATACTTTGTTCTCGCTCCATAAAAGGCATTTGTGTGTCCCTCCCCACTGGCACAGGCCCAGCTCAGGGGAAGAAGTCCAGCAGCTActcaagaggcagcagcacaggatggggacagtgcAGGGACAAAGGTGCCCTCTCCTCCAGCAAGGCCAGGGGCTGTCCCCTGCCTCTTCTTGCTTCTGCCCTGCCcacccccagtgccagggaagcTACTTAGCAGAAGATCCTGGCAGGTCCACAGAACACCACTCACCCCCCACCTCAgtccccagtgccctgccagcaaagcagagctcaATTCACTGGAGAAaccagtgccagctgcaggaatgTGTTTCATCTCTAGCCAGCTGATGCATGGCAATTCCCATCAGCCACCCCAGTTTTGGGCTAGCAGTGACCTATTTATGTAAGGCAAGCTCTCCACAAGCCTGGGCCTGGTGCAGCACCCTtcagggcagccacaggaaaCCAGGAGCAGGTGCCTAGGGGCCTGGACCTAGCCAGGCTGGACTCATGCTCTCACCCAGCCCCTCAAAGCAACCAGTGCAGGGTCAGAGCCAGCCCACTGCAGCCACCCTGGTCAATGGCCCTGctagggcagggctggcaggaaaaGGTGGGTCTTCTCCAAGCATCAGGAAGCACACAGGGAGGAGACCAGACACAGGGGAGCCTTGAGGAACAGGGACGTGCGCTCAGCATTGTCCTccacagagcagaggctgcagaaatTACAGAATGGgggctccctgccagggcacaggctgttccagctcctgtcccccatcccagcagcagggctgctctgtggagGTGCCTCTCCCATGGTGCAGGGCTCCTCAGGACACGAGGGAACTAGCCCAGCTACCCCTTCCCAGTGCCCTTTCTGGCACAATCAGCACGGAGGGAAGCTCACAGTCCAGGGAGGACCACAGCTGTGGGGAGCCATGCTCAGAGcatgcacacaaacaaaaaaagccctcGAGTCTATTCCCGAGCACAACTACTGCTCTCCCATTATTCCACCCCTCTGTCCTTTGCCATGGTCCAACAGGCCACCACCAGACCACAAACAGCCACACCAACCCCTGCTCATCCCATTTCTGCCTTCCAAGAagcccaggcacagggctggagaGCCATTTACAGTGATTGTGGGAACCCCTTTCCCACCCCAGCATGTTGGCAGTTACACAATTGCCTTTCCACAAATAAGAAATTGCCTGGAGGGATATGTGCAGAACAGCATGGAAGGAAAGAAACCCGCTCTTGAAGTTTGCAAGACAATATCCGATTTAGGTACTTGCACAGGGGTTACCCTTTTTTTAACCTTCAAGGATGTGGCTCaaggaagggatttttccccttGATGTTTTGCTGTTACATAACTCAAAGTAACTAAGGAAAAAGGTCttttctgttcctgctccctccctcccagctgctgcagcccaggaagcTCCCAACCACCTTGTTGCTgtggagccctggcacagcatctCTTAATCCTCAGACAATAttggcaaaaggattttagcAGTGCTGGCCTGAGCCCACAGGTGCCTccaccttcctgcagcagcacccatTGCACCTGAGGGAGGGTTTGTTATTATTCTGTATGGATCCCCCCAGTGCTCCAGGTCTGGCTGCTGACACCCAACTGCTGCTGAAAGCACGCCTAGCTGAGCTTACCCTGCTGGCAGGgcttctgcagctccctgcctgtaCCCAGGGCCgtggctgcaggcagcttgCATCACAGCAAATGCGATTGTTCTCATCGGATTTCATGAATTCCCTCCAGAGTTCCTACGTAACACAAGTACATTAGGGGACTTTATCCCTGCTAATTTCAGACGACAAAGTCAAACCATGCATCAGATGAATCTGCACAGGGAGGCTTATTCATAAGCAGCAGCAATGATAGGGCACTACAGTGCCTGCCAAGAGACTCGTCATTAGCTCATTAGCAGAGGACATCACATCCTAAACGGGAGAGCTGAAAAGGAAACATCACCTTGCAGCCATGGACCCTCTCCTTTTGCTGAGTGCATCTTGGAGTGCTGCTCATCAGTGCTGAAGGTATTTTGCAGTTGAGATGCCAAAATAAGCAGCCCCATCCTCCCCTCTTGCCCAAGGGTTTTTGCAGCCAGTGTCAGAAGTGCTTCACAGGGCCCTGTCAGCTGCACTCAACGCTGGAGTCTCACCCAGAAGCAACATACAGCCTGATCATGCTGCACAAGCCCATCTCCAGAGACAACAGCCCCTCTACTGGCATAAAATACTGAGGGGACTGCGAGATCTAAAAATACCTGTTTAAAACCAACATCAGTTGGTGCCTAAACACTGTGGAACAACATAAACCTGaacaaaaaccaacaataaAATCCCACCCACAAACTCATGTACAAGCAAAGGTTAAAAGCTTCTTTAAAAAGTACAAAGGAACACAGTAGAGCCATCAGACAGACTTTGATCAGGAGAACTTGATAGCAACTGCTGGGGTATATGAAACTGAAGCTACAGGGCTACAGCCAGCTGAAGAGGGTGACtctgcacaagcagagctgcagccttcCTGTCACATCCCACTTCTCTCCTAAGCAAGCCTGCAGGCAAAGTATGGGCCAGGGAGATGATTCACCTGACTGTTCTGCATAAACTGACTACTTCATGTTGATTAGCTGTAACAACTTTCCCAGCCTTACCTCAGCACTTCCACATCCATTTTTCTCTTGCACTATCATGACGACGTAGGCCTGTATCTAAAAATGGTTAGATAAATGCTTCTTCTAACAGAACCGTTGGTTTAGTTACTCTGTTATTTCAGCTACTCACTGCCCTTCTCACTTTCTGATGCTTCCTTCCTGTCAGTTTGTCCCAAGTAAGATTTTAAGCTGCTTAAGGTTCTTTTCAGGCCTGGCAGCTCCACCCTGGTTGCTGCTGTTGCAGCTATTCCTGGGCAAGTTTTACACATTATGCCTCAGCTTAGGTCCAATAACATCTCTAGCTCTCTAGAAAGAGGTTACACAGCCTCTTTGTAGATACATAAGACCTAGTTACAAGACCCATGAACAAGAAATAGGCTGTTGATTTCAAGAGCAAGTTCTCACTGATCAGTCCTCATTCtggctggaagagacctctggagGTCTCTCAGAAGCTGTCTTTACCCCATCTAcacaggctctgctgtcccagcctctcctcaaaGGGCAggtgctgggccctgccagctcagtggctctgctgggcttgCTTGACAGGAGGTCCAGGACAGAAGATGTGCTATCCCACAGGTGGTCTCATGAGGCAGGTAAGGCTTGCTGTTCAAATGATGCTTCTGCATGACACCAGAGACCTGAGCTTCATCTCCTCCTCAGTCACCAGCAACAACGGAAGCATCACTTACAACGaacaaaaagaattttattgGAACATATACACACAGGGATAACAGAGGTATCTGAGTAATCAAATATGGAATGTTTaagaaagttaaaataaataaggaTACCAAGTTTTGCCAGTGCTAGGTCCAGCACCAATGTAAGTAAATGCCCTCTGAACAAGTCTGACTCTGACAGGATTATCCCTGCAGAGCCCGTAAAGATTCCTACCACCAGAAAGTGGCCAATAATTTTGGAATACAAAGAGTCACAATAGTGCTTTCTACTGATGTGCATTCACACTGTTTATTCACTACTTTCGTCTCTTATTTCTTTAATAATATCTATTAAATTCTGGAGTCCAAAAACGTAACCCGTGTCTTGGCCCTCGTGCACCACAGAATCTTCTCCATAGTACTTGCAGGTTGTGTGGGCAAAGTCTATCATGCGGACATCCACAGTGCTGGCAGTCGGTTTGTAGGCATAGGCTCCTGCCGACTCATCTGAAGATTCCTCTGAAAGGTCCTCTAGGTCCTCTGGATCCGAGTCAACGGCGACTTCCTGCCTCTCCTTGCCATCATAGATGATCAGCAAGGAGCTGGAATAGAAGCGATAGGACTCCTGTTTCTCCAGCACAGACTTGAGTTCAGTGAGTTTTTTAATAACGGACTCAAAGAGTTCCCTGCGCAGGTATTTGCCGTTATGAAAGAACTGGTAAAGTGCTTCTTTGAATCCTTGGACTGAGAGTTTTCTTCCATGGTATTTATTCATGAACATCAGCTGGCCAGTGCCTGCCTGATAGACCTGCATATAAAAACACaagacaagaaaaaaggaatagTTAAAATTGCTGGTACACTGACACCAAAGCCTTGAGGggacaccaaaaaaaaaaaaaaattgaaaactaaAAAAGCATGCTCCTTAAGGCTTTTACAAGATGACAAACTAATCTCTAAAACTGCTCTTGCACAACTATAGGAATTGCTATCAAGTGatccagcagcacctctgtaACCCAGAGGAAGTGGAAAATTCCCTCAGTTTAGATTTGAGCTTTTCCACCCAGAATGTAAGAACGAGGACTTTAAGTGAGATTAGGAAAGCTGCCGCCAAGATCTCCAAAGTCAAGCTACAACTTGTACCACAGCCACTCATCCAGCTCATTACCAGTCTCTGCTCTAGGATGTACCAGTTGATTCTCTGCATGCTGAGATGTGACAGCAAACTTTCCTATAAAAAACTACAGTGTACCCATAATCATCTGTATTTGAAGAAGTCAGAGGTGCTCCTGCAGAAaatgccttcctgcaggaaGGCACAGGAGAGTGGTCTACACAACTGATAGTTCAATAATGCCTAAACATCTGGGTCAAGAAAGGATTGCAAATGCTTCCAAAGCTCCTCTCTGTTTTCCAGCACAGGTCAACACTGGAAAGTGAATAATGGCAATGCCCCTCCTTGCTCAAATCCCAGCACACTGTGGTTAGAAATGCAGCTCCCACACTTTCATTTCTGCCTCatgtttttctctgaatttgAACAGTGAGCTGAACACCACACATGCcaacagccctgctgtggaACAAGTCCTAGCAAACACTGCTAGCATTCCTGGAATCTATTGGATAGGAGGAGAGAAGCTTCAGGAAAAAACTCCAACACAAACATGTTGTTTCCCATTTGTCACTCCAGGAATACAGaaacaagtaaacaaaaaattcaGGTGAAAGTCCACACAATGTCTCCTCATCTGGCAACAAGTCTTATCACATTTACCAAGCACTTCTTGCCTGCACTTTGCAACAAGCCTACTTCAAGCAGTGGAAGATCTGTGGCTTTCCAAGTTACACAACAGAACTGATTGCTTCTTAATATTTTTACGAATTTCCACACCCTTAATTCAAAATGCATATAATTGGGCCCTTCTCAAACTGTTCTCTATGCTATCCTGAAATGTTCATTGAATCAGTAGTTTTAACAGTTTTGAAGTGCTGATAAGGTGCAGGAGGCTGTTTGTGTGTTCAGAGCCGGCACTCACTGATGCAGAGCGTGGGCTGCAGATGCTGCCACCTCCAACCGATCAGCGACACTCAAAACCCTCACTGTGCTCTGAAGGAAAcgcagcacagcagctcaagGTAACAGCTTGTGAGATGCCTGCATAAACCCACACTCCACTACCAGACACAGGTGTGAGCGTGCTGGGCACAGGTGCGAGCTGCCCCTCACCTGCATGCCGCAGACGCGCACTCCGATCACGGCCGAGGTGCTCTGCTGGCACTTGCGGATCTGATTCGCCTTCTTCTCCTCGGACGCGTCGTCGCCGTGCTGCCGGGTGCCCATCTTCAGGTCCAGCACACACGGCACCTCGTAGCGAGACGTCAGGTTCTCCAGCAAAATGAATTCTGAGCAGTTAAGGAACAAGGCTCACAACGAGGAATACAGGTTTTATAAACATTACTGTGGATTTTATAGTGCCTCACTCTTGACTTTAAGGATATCCAAAACACGCCTAGTATAAAGTAATCTAGAAAAATTAGTTACACAGACTTTAGATGCCCTCTCTGTTTTGAGCCAGTTCAGGTTTTACTGGTCTAGAGAGACTAGTGAATTTCCACATTAAGTGAAAATCAAAAGCAATCAGGGTTATACAGAAATATAATGTGGCAGTTGACTTTGAATTATGACGTATTTCCTGTCTAGCAAGAGACTTTTTTCTGTGGGAAGTGAagattttgtgtgtttgtattACCACTCAAAACCAGTGAAGCATTTTCACACCATCTTTACAACTTCAAAACATCTGTAATATTACTGTTCCAAACATATCACGCACTTTTTAGGGAACTGAATAACAATCTAGTGAAACGGTGACGGGACCAGCCAAAAAATCCTATCAATTTGATCATTTATTAGTCACAGATGTTTCAGTAATCCATCACCAAAACTCCTCATACTGAGAAATTTGTTTACCTCAGTATTTAGATAGTACTACTTTTGCAGGATGTATCAGTAGCACCCAAGCCTACAGCAAGATCAGTTTTTGATGGAATGCTCAGGGTGGAGATGCTTGCCTAGGAATCCATAGCACAAAACCAATGTGCTTCAGCCTTCATGGATTCACTCAgttttttttctcatgctgCAATCCTACATGGCTGTTTATATGCAACTTTTCTTAAAGCTCATCAAAAAGAGTCTACTAGAAGCATAAACTCCAGGCACTGGAACACCCTCTCTATTTAGGAAACTGATGTGAAGAGGAAGAGGACAATGGTTTTTAAGATCACAATGTGAAGATTTAACTTGAGTTCTCTGAATTTCCCAGCTTAGGTAGTTTGTTACGTGCTGGAAAAGCACATTCTAGGAAGTGCTGGCAAACTCTTCAAAGACACCAAATAAATTATGGCTTCAGAGAGTCTCTTGGGACTGCAGTTAAGCCTGCTCTGCACTCTTATCTGGAATGTTCAAGAAATGAGAGGCAGAACCCTACTCATTCCATTGTTATGAGGTATTTTCAGGAAAGGATACTATATTGATTTCGGTGCTTTGCGTTTTCCTTCATCCGCTGTAACTGTTGCTGGTGACATTTCATGCTCCAAGGATTATGGTGTTTAAACTGAGAACtgacatttccttttttctctacAGTGTAATACAAGACTTCAGATTTCTTCAGCCACTCAAATTCTTCCTCCAGTTTGTGActagaaaaacagaacaaagtaACAATTACAggtcaaaaggaaaaataagctCTTGAAGAGGGGCTGTCAATGGATTTAACTTTACAACCTATTCTGCTCAACTTCATTAACAGCAAgcaaaatctttattttcctctctgtacATGTGAACAAGATGCCCATGAGTAGTGTTTCAACCATTACAAAGCCACCTCCATACTAATATAAATGAGCATAGAGCCAAATGTTACAAAACATGTAGTAATTCTACTTATATATCCTTCACCTGTGTGCATGGTTCTATGAAGTAATGCAAGAGGCAGCAATGCACTTTAAGGTTTATCTTTGCTAAGGTCACTGTTTTTAGCACAACACATCACAGCCCACAATTTATGGTGGGCACAATTAATAAGAATGAACACGGGGGAAAATGTCACTAGCAGGGATAAAGCAGGATTCCTAACAAAGTACACCGTAAATAGTAGCACTTAAAAATGTTTGgggttggtttatttttaactatTGTTCTTTTGCAGGTGAGTgaatgctttttgtttgtttgtagaTCTGCTTTTTTGTGGTTAGGTTtctttggtttgtgttttttttttctctttctcaagTGTCTAAAATAACTTTGGGAAACCTGTTTCAACTGAccacagcagaaaagaaaatgagaagacTCAACTTAGCCTTTACTGAGGGCTAAGGATATACTAGTTTCACTAGTGAACCTGTCTGCACTGAAGAggtcaggaaaaacaaaagaaacaagagaagaaaagaaaatgaaagtgaaaaGAGTTCTAGGGAGTTCTCCAGAGTTCTGGAGAACAGAATTTGACAGCTAAAAGTCAAACttaccttttcattttttcctctttcctgtgCTGCCGGACCCATTCCTTTGATAGCTTCTCATTTTCTAACAACACTGTTTTTTTGTTAGTCCACCGCAATAGCTTACTTTTGGGTTCACAGTCAGAGTTATCTAAGTTTTCTAGGTTATCGTGGTCCCCATTTAATGGATATGCTATTAGACATAAGTTTCCATCTTCATCCTCCTCAAAGCTCACTGATACCACacctgaagagaaaaaggacCCAGACAGTTATGAACTGCTCAAGCCACAAGCAAGCCTTTTACAACGCGTTCTTTTACACTAAAAATACAgcaactttattttttctcttaccCCAGTCCTTAGTTTCTATCTTGCCACAGGCCAAACCTCATCTGCCAACCTAACAAATATCAAAAGAGCTAGACAAAAATGACACCTCACAAAAGACAATTTATCATATTGGCACAACAATGATACAAAAGATCATTTGCTCTCTCTGAGGCAGTCAAGTAACAATCAAATAATAACAGGACACAATTTCAATTaataaaagtttttattaattaaaaaaaaatctgactggTCTGATTCTAAGTGATATGTAAAACATTTGTTAACATCTTGCAGTGAAAAGTGACCTGCACAAAGTAAAAATTCACActaaaaactttttaaattttgcatgACAGCAAAGCAGTTCTCCGAACAATACTCAGTTAATAGATCtcaagggaaaggaaagatgTGCAAGGAGAGCAAAACAAGGGAAATGTCACATTACAACAGAAACTAGTCCAAAAGCTTCCACTTAAAATCACCATGTTTAATTATAcatttttgtctattttttttaatatattttattgatACTGGTTATGCAGCAATCTTATGGCATAAGTAACAAAAATGCAATACAAAGCAAATCTGTTTGTGGTACAGAAACATGGTGAAcctcaaaagcatttttttctccttatccTCCCCTCAGGAGTCTCTAAAGCACTGCATTGTATTTTAAGAGTCTTAGTGGAGCACTGGCAGATGTGCCCAGTACCACATGAATAAGTCTCAGGAGTTAATGGAGAAGCCATAACAATTATCTgaattggtttttattttgttttccagtccTCTATTTCAGATCACTCAGTCTGCACAGTTCTTGCAGCTCATCACTAGCTGGGGAGAGGTCTTGGTGAGAGACTGGCATTCCCAaggtgggcagcagctcccagacctgcagggctggggcagggagtaCAGAACCTCTGACTGTCCCGATGTCACAAAGGAAAGGACAATGGGGAAAGGGTGGGGGAGCCAGCTAACAAACGGCTTCTTTGCCtttactctggaaaaaaaaaaatcagaggtgGACCAAGAAAGGCCCCTTCCCTCTAAATCCCTCCCCA contains:
- the IP6K2 gene encoding inositol hexakisphosphate kinase 2 — encoded protein: MSPAFGAMEVEHYSKGVLLEPFVHQVGGHSCVLRFNDKTICKPLIQREHQFYETLPTEMRKFTPQYEGVVSVSFEEDEDGNLCLIAYPLNGDHDNLENLDNSDCEPKSKLLRWTNKKTVLLENEKLSKEWVRQHRKEEKMKSHKLEEEFEWLKKSEVLYYTVEKKGNVSSQFKHHNPWSMKCHQQQLQRMKENAKHRNQYKFILLENLTSRYEVPCVLDLKMGTRQHGDDASEEKKANQIRKCQQSTSAVIGVRVCGMQVYQAGTGQLMFMNKYHGRKLSVQGFKEALYQFFHNGKYLRRELFESVIKKLTELKSVLEKQESYRFYSSSLLIIYDGKERQEVAVDSDPEDLEDLSEESSDESAGAYAYKPTASTVDVRMIDFAHTTCKYYGEDSVVHEGQDTGYVFGLQNLIDIIKEIRDESSE